A window of the Gossypium arboreum isolate Shixiya-1 chromosome 2, ASM2569848v2, whole genome shotgun sequence genome harbors these coding sequences:
- the LOC108466141 gene encoding uncharacterized protein LOC108466141, translating to MAFFAALLKTPLKSQFYCCDLKEYTTRKSFVCLLISGLQRKVPRSADWVIQSVTEDKELASKKNSHSHEPKKLLFPNGSKTLKASSSEVGGGHGDDGDGHDDVEKLSSRTINASIVLGFDTFVVSKLLTTDHDYWHVLKEASKLYTASWVRDIGPDLRPNDSKKDDGIKGKSNGDKSKSTEIEPSTLEDIVIAARGGMETLRPALQRLYMTRASAYRDALKSFIEGYQEGIQQIMEKEEDSSKAQQEGNTDTT from the exons ATGGCGTTTTTTGCAGCACttctaaaaacgccactaaaaagtCAGTTTTATtgttgtgatttaaaagaatatactACAAGAAAA AGTTTTGTTTGCTTATTAATTTCTGGGCTCCAAAGAAAGGTACCAAGAAGCGCAGATTGGGTCATTCAATCAGTCACAGAGGACAAAGAATTGGCTTCAAAGAAGAACAGTCATTCCCATGAACCTAAGAAGCTTTTGTTCCCAAATGGCTCCAAAACTTTGAAGGCTTCTTCTTCAGAGGTTGGAGGTGGTCACGGTGATGATGGTGATGGCCATGATGATGTCGAGAAGTTGAGTAGTAGAACAATCAATGCCTCTATCGTTCTTGGATTTGACACGTTTGTTGTATCCAAGTTGCTTACAACTGATCATGATTATTGGCAT GTCTTGAAGGAGGCCTCTAAGCTTTATACTGCAAGTTGGGTAAGGGATATTGGTCCTGATCTTAGACCAAACGATTCTAAGAAGGATGATGGGATTAAAGGTAAATCCAATGGAGATAAGAGTAAGAGTACAGAGATAGAACCTTCGACCTTGGAGGATATTG TGATTGCTGCAAGAGGAGGGATGGAGACTTTGAGGCCTGCTTTACAGAGGTTATACATGACAAGGGCTTCAGCATATAGAGATGCTCTTAAGAGTTTCATAGAAGGATATCAAGAGGGTATCCAGCAGATCATGGAGAAAGAGGAAGATTCTTCTAAAGCACAGCAAGAAGGCAATACTGATACAACTTGA